A region from the Candidatus Binatia bacterium genome encodes:
- a CDS encoding 2-oxo acid dehydrogenase subunit E2, with the protein MPLKERIDGSPSPGLSNLRRMMPYLMPTRNEAYVLFAQQIHATPTRELAARLNTNRSPDRPVTQFHLLLRGLTHVFAEFPRLNRFVVGGRHYDRDGIWLAFSAKMRFDADAPVFARKMRFSTSESLLEMVDRIYEVLEDGRAGRESASDREVNQILRLPGFARKLLVRFGRRLDAAGLLPRQMIENDPLYASAFVANLGSVGLDAAYHHLFEHGTTPIFVTMGRVHRAPHVAEDGSVVAREVFELKYTFDERTEDGFYAARALERLKDLLEHPEQL; encoded by the coding sequence ATGCCACTGAAGGAGCGCATCGACGGATCACCCTCACCCGGCCTCAGCAACCTGCGGCGCATGATGCCCTACCTCATGCCGACGCGGAACGAGGCCTACGTGCTGTTCGCGCAGCAGATCCACGCGACGCCGACGCGCGAGCTCGCCGCACGTCTCAACACCAACCGCTCTCCCGACCGGCCCGTGACGCAGTTCCACCTGCTGCTGCGCGGGCTGACGCACGTGTTCGCCGAGTTCCCGCGCCTGAACCGTTTCGTCGTCGGCGGACGGCACTACGACCGCGACGGCATCTGGCTCGCCTTCAGCGCGAAGATGCGCTTCGACGCCGACGCACCGGTGTTCGCGCGCAAGATGCGCTTCTCGACCTCCGAGTCGCTGCTCGAGATGGTCGACCGCATCTACGAGGTGCTCGAGGACGGGCGCGCGGGGCGCGAGTCGGCGAGCGACCGCGAGGTGAACCAGATCCTGCGCCTGCCGGGCTTCGCGCGGAAGCTACTCGTGCGCTTCGGACGCCGGCTCGACGCGGCCGGCCTCTTGCCGCGGCAGATGATCGAGAACGACCCGCTCTATGCGTCGGCGTTCGTCGCCAACCTGGGCAGCGTCGGGCTCGACGCGGCCTACCACCACCTCTTCGAGCACGGCACGACGCCGATCTTCGTCACCATGGGGCGCGTGCACCGCGCGCCGCACGTCGCCGAGGACGGCAGCGTGGTCGCGCGCGAGGTGTTCGAGCTCAAGTACACCTTCGACGAGCGCACCGAGGACGGCTTCTACGCCGCGCGCGCGCTCGAGCGCCTGAAGGATCTGCTCGAGCACCCCGAGCAGCTCTGA
- a CDS encoding acetoacetate decarboxylase family protein: MNGEAARKEEATERRPGRYVFQGREVTLPVEVRDASSGAVTYLVSARAARALLPGPELDVVEVLPGQALFSIAIIDYRDNDLGDYDEVSLAFFVRRRGEQPALGIPYIGSAIELFRSSLATWIWKLPVNQSFTRDAGEGIWGFPKTVEQIEFEDAGGRRTCRLVMDGKHVLTLSVPRGGSRTLGETTLSTYSYIDGVLHRTRFKATASGVGFTLGGADLILGTHPIADELRKLGLPRTALMSVWMERQRALFEGPERV; encoded by the coding sequence ATGAACGGCGAAGCGGCACGGAAGGAAGAAGCGACGGAGCGGCGTCCCGGGCGCTACGTCTTCCAGGGACGCGAGGTGACGCTGCCGGTCGAGGTACGCGACGCCTCGTCCGGCGCCGTGACCTATCTCGTGTCGGCGCGTGCGGCGCGCGCGCTGCTGCCCGGCCCGGAGCTCGACGTCGTCGAGGTGCTGCCCGGGCAAGCGCTGTTCTCGATCGCGATCATCGACTACCGCGACAACGACCTCGGCGACTACGACGAGGTCTCGCTCGCGTTCTTCGTGCGCCGCCGCGGCGAGCAGCCCGCGCTCGGCATCCCGTACATCGGCAGCGCGATCGAGCTCTTCCGCAGCTCGCTCGCGACCTGGATCTGGAAGCTGCCGGTGAACCAGAGCTTCACGCGCGACGCCGGCGAGGGGATCTGGGGCTTCCCGAAGACCGTCGAGCAGATCGAGTTCGAGGACGCGGGCGGACGCCGTACCTGCCGCCTGGTGATGGACGGCAAGCACGTGCTGACGCTGAGCGTGCCGCGCGGCGGCTCGCGCACGCTCGGCGAGACGACGCTCAGCACGTACTCCTACATCGACGGCGTGCTGCACCGCACGCGCTTCAAGGCCACGGCGAGCGGCGTCGGCTTCACGCTCGGCGGCGCGGACCTGATCCTCGGCACGCACCCGATCGCGGACGAGCTGCGCAAGCTCGGCTTGCCGCGCACGGCGCTGATGAGCGTGTGGATGGAGCGCCAGCGCGCGCTGTTCGAGGGTCCGGAGCGCGTCTAG
- a CDS encoding amidohydrolase family protein, producing MATTTVLIRNARIVDGTGAPAREGSIAVRDGKIVAVGEVPAGTLPAGTREIDARGQVVAPGFIDVHTHFDPQICWDRLATPCLEHGVTTILMGNCSLSLAPVKPEDRRALAGMFKQIEDIPLATFDEGVPWSWETFPEYLDFIRQDLGINVAALVGHSPLRSYVMGPAAQERAATEAEIKEMCRVLADAIRGGAAGLSTSYVDMDENMKPVPSRFATREEVIALGRAMKEAGRGLIQTVPVFYNPPQQLENIREMGEISRQTGLLCSIAPIVHSTTSTLWSDSLAALEEEHRKGARVYGQSMPRTFDINIRLSETSFLLMAMPAWNEIMRMPREQRKQAFADPARRADLRTQFHMLRFGIPMLDDVLTVGRVARPENQALQGRRLAEIAQERGVELPDAMLDIAVSEDLETEFSLANFLHVDPDGVTAILSHPMIHIGASDAGAHISQFCGAGDTSYLLARWVRELKAFTLERAVQRLTSELADAFGIRGRGRIAPGQAADLVIFDPDSIDRGQEDFVRDVPGNANRYVRHANGIDKVLVNGAVVWEDGAYTDARTGQIV from the coding sequence ATGGCAACGACCACCGTATTGATCCGCAACGCACGCATCGTCGACGGCACCGGCGCTCCGGCCCGCGAGGGCTCGATCGCGGTGCGCGACGGCAAGATCGTCGCCGTCGGCGAGGTGCCGGCCGGGACGCTGCCCGCCGGCACGCGCGAGATCGACGCGCGCGGGCAGGTGGTCGCGCCGGGCTTCATCGACGTGCACACGCACTTCGACCCGCAGATCTGCTGGGACCGTCTCGCGACGCCCTGCCTCGAGCACGGCGTGACGACGATCCTGATGGGCAACTGCTCGCTGTCGCTCGCGCCGGTGAAGCCGGAGGACCGCCGCGCGCTCGCCGGCATGTTCAAGCAGATCGAGGACATCCCGCTCGCGACCTTCGACGAGGGCGTGCCCTGGAGCTGGGAGACCTTCCCGGAGTACCTCGACTTCATCCGCCAGGACCTCGGCATCAACGTCGCCGCGCTGGTCGGGCACTCGCCGCTGCGCAGCTACGTCATGGGTCCTGCGGCGCAGGAGCGCGCCGCGACCGAGGCGGAGATCAAGGAGATGTGCCGCGTGCTCGCGGACGCGATCCGCGGCGGCGCCGCCGGGCTCTCGACGTCGTACGTCGACATGGACGAGAACATGAAGCCCGTGCCGAGCCGCTTCGCGACGCGCGAGGAGGTCATCGCGCTCGGCCGCGCGATGAAGGAGGCGGGCCGCGGCCTGATCCAGACCGTGCCGGTGTTCTACAACCCGCCGCAGCAGCTCGAGAACATCCGCGAGATGGGCGAGATCTCGCGCCAGACGGGTCTCCTGTGCTCGATCGCGCCGATCGTGCACTCGACGACCAGCACGCTTTGGTCGGACTCGCTGGCCGCGCTCGAGGAGGAGCACCGCAAGGGCGCGCGCGTCTACGGCCAGTCGATGCCGCGCACCTTCGACATCAACATCCGCCTCTCCGAGACCTCGTTCCTGCTGATGGCGATGCCGGCGTGGAACGAGATCATGCGCATGCCGCGTGAGCAGAGGAAGCAGGCCTTCGCCGACCCCGCGCGCCGCGCCGACCTGCGCACGCAGTTCCACATGCTGCGCTTCGGCATCCCGATGCTGGACGACGTGCTCACCGTCGGGCGCGTCGCGCGGCCGGAGAACCAGGCGCTGCAGGGCCGTCGCCTCGCGGAGATCGCGCAGGAGCGCGGCGTCGAGCTGCCGGACGCGATGCTCGACATCGCGGTGTCGGAGGACCTCGAGACCGAGTTCTCGCTCGCGAACTTCCTGCACGTCGATCCGGACGGCGTCACCGCGATCCTGAGCCACCCGATGATCCACATCGGCGCGAGCGACGCGGGCGCGCACATCTCGCAGTTCTGCGGGGCCGGCGACACGAGCTACCTGCTCGCGCGCTGGGTGCGCGAGCTGAAGGCGTTCACGCTCGAGCGCGCCGTGCAGCGTCTGACGAGCGAGCTCGCCGACGCGTTCGGCATCCGCGGCCGCGGCCGCATCGCGCCGGGCCAGGCCGCGGACCTCGTGATCTTCGATCCGGACTCGATCGACCGCGGTCAGGAGGACTTCGTGCGCGACGTCCCGGGCAACGCGAACCGGTACGTCCGCCACGCGAACGGCATCGACAAGGTGCTGGTCAACGGTGCGGTCGTGTGGGAGGACGGCGCGTACACCGACGCGCGCACCGGCCAGATCGTCTGA
- a CDS encoding AarF/UbiB family protein, giving the protein MDASSEPAPADLAFGAFSERGPWQLDVERLPWRADTERLRAAARAEVPVLTRARRIPPLGRFAEAAALLGKALVGWRLGEYREGGPASRAGLSRRLRKAFERLGPAYIKLGQIVSSGQGIFPDELVEEFKLCRDQVPPESFDTVRQVVEEDLGRPLEEVFASFDRECLAAASIAQVHAAVLKTGEEVVVKVQRPQVARLVRADIEAMAWIAPWLVGRIPVAALANPPALVELFAETIVEELDFRLEAENMLDIAHVLRDAGQTIIVVPRPHPDLVTRRVLVMERLRGFKYEDVDGMRAAGIDTEGVLRSLLIAFLEGAMIYGVFHGDLHGGNLFVMEDGRVALFDYGMTGRMNDKQRLAFLRMMMTGAVNDVKGQIAAFRDLGALPEDVDIRGLIKDLKIDRPVRDPTKMSGEELINEIKDILKALLARGAKLPKHLMLYVKNMIFIDGAIVRLAPDIDLFAEVGKVYAYFATRHGARILSEIGFDPASNPFDPTNLRAQLGLEDGVESLTHRQLRERRAILQKRVEEAGGLPSVD; this is encoded by the coding sequence ATGGACGCCTCCTCCGAGCCCGCACCGGCAGATCTGGCCTTCGGCGCCTTCAGCGAGCGCGGGCCCTGGCAGCTCGACGTCGAGCGCCTGCCCTGGCGCGCCGACACCGAGCGGCTGCGCGCCGCAGCGCGCGCCGAGGTGCCCGTGCTCACGCGCGCGCGGCGCATCCCGCCGCTCGGACGCTTCGCCGAGGCGGCAGCGCTGCTCGGCAAGGCCCTCGTCGGCTGGCGCCTCGGCGAGTACCGCGAGGGCGGCCCGGCGTCGCGCGCCGGGCTGTCGCGCCGGCTGCGCAAGGCGTTCGAGCGCCTCGGACCGGCCTACATCAAGCTCGGCCAGATCGTGTCGTCGGGCCAGGGGATCTTCCCCGACGAGCTCGTCGAGGAGTTCAAGCTCTGCCGCGACCAGGTGCCGCCCGAGAGCTTCGACACCGTGCGCCAGGTGGTCGAGGAGGATCTCGGCCGTCCGCTCGAGGAGGTGTTCGCGAGCTTCGATCGCGAGTGCCTCGCCGCGGCGTCGATCGCGCAGGTGCACGCGGCGGTGCTGAAGACCGGCGAGGAGGTGGTCGTCAAGGTGCAGCGACCGCAGGTCGCGCGCCTCGTGCGCGCCGACATCGAGGCGATGGCGTGGATCGCGCCGTGGCTCGTCGGCCGCATCCCGGTCGCGGCGCTCGCCAACCCGCCGGCGCTCGTCGAGCTGTTCGCGGAGACCATCGTCGAGGAGCTCGACTTCCGCCTCGAGGCCGAGAACATGCTCGACATCGCGCACGTCCTGCGCGACGCCGGGCAGACGATCATCGTCGTGCCGCGTCCGCACCCCGATCTGGTGACGCGCCGGGTGCTGGTGATGGAGCGCCTGCGCGGCTTCAAGTACGAGGACGTCGACGGCATGCGCGCCGCCGGCATCGACACCGAAGGCGTGCTGCGCTCGCTGCTGATCGCGTTCCTCGAGGGCGCGATGATCTACGGCGTCTTCCACGGCGACCTGCACGGCGGCAACCTGTTCGTCATGGAGGACGGCCGCGTCGCGCTGTTCGACTACGGCATGACGGGCCGCATGAACGACAAGCAGCGGCTCGCCTTCCTGCGCATGATGATGACCGGCGCGGTCAACGACGTGAAGGGTCAGATCGCCGCCTTCCGCGACCTCGGCGCGCTGCCCGAGGACGTCGACATCCGCGGGCTCATCAAGGATCTGAAGATCGACAGGCCGGTGCGCGATCCGACCAAGATGAGCGGCGAGGAGCTGATCAACGAGATCAAGGACATCCTGAAGGCGCTCCTCGCGCGCGGCGCGAAGCTGCCGAAGCACCTGATGCTCTACGTCAAGAACATGATCTTCATCGACGGCGCGATCGTGCGGCTCGCGCCCGACATCGATCTGTTCGCCGAGGTGGGCAAGGTCTACGCGTACTTCGCGACGCGGCACGGGGCGCGCATCCTGAGCGAGATCGGCTTCGATCCGGCGTCGAACCCGTTCGACCCGACCAACCTGCGCGCGCAGCTCGGCCTCGAGGACGGCGTCGAGTCGCTGACCCACCGCCAGCTGCGCGAGCGGCGGGCGATCCTGCAGAAGCGCGTCGAGGAAGCGGGCGGGCTGCCGAGCGTCGACTGA
- a CDS encoding enoyl-CoA hydratase/isomerase family protein, which translates to MNTVRSEDHEGGVRLLTLDRPPANAIDEELLTDLGAALTAARDDPSVRALILTGAGRFFSGGFDLTAPRRDEARALEMQRLYRDTHLELLTFPKPTLAMVQGHAIAGGLVLALACDYRLGLDGDYKIGLNEVAIGASFPRVALEIVRLRLTAPRATELLLGAAIYPAKEAIRLGVVDELLAADALESTVLRRAARMGKFPREAYAHTKAQLVAEAAARVRAETPEEALAAAAVWVTEESRAARAAQRQKLQSSDG; encoded by the coding sequence GTGAACACCGTCCGCAGCGAGGACCACGAGGGCGGCGTCCGTCTGCTGACGCTCGACCGTCCGCCGGCGAACGCGATCGACGAGGAGCTGCTCACCGACCTCGGCGCCGCGCTCACGGCGGCGCGCGACGACCCGAGCGTCCGCGCGCTGATCCTGACCGGCGCGGGCCGCTTCTTCAGCGGCGGCTTCGACCTCACCGCGCCGCGCCGCGACGAGGCGCGCGCGCTCGAGATGCAGCGCCTCTACCGCGACACGCACCTCGAGCTGCTGACGTTCCCGAAGCCCACCCTCGCGATGGTGCAGGGTCACGCGATCGCCGGCGGCCTCGTGCTCGCCCTCGCCTGCGACTACCGGCTCGGCCTCGACGGCGACTACAAGATCGGCCTCAACGAGGTGGCGATCGGCGCGTCGTTCCCGCGCGTCGCGCTCGAGATCGTCCGCTTGCGCTTGACGGCGCCGCGCGCGACCGAGCTGCTGCTCGGCGCGGCGATCTACCCGGCGAAGGAGGCGATCCGCCTGGGCGTGGTCGACGAGCTGCTCGCGGCCGACGCGCTCGAGTCGACGGTGCTGCGCCGCGCGGCGCGCATGGGCAAGTTCCCGCGCGAGGCGTACGCGCACACCAAGGCGCAGCTCGTGGCGGAAGCGGCGGCGCGGGTGCGCGCCGAGACGCCGGAGGAAGCGCTCGCCGCGGCCGCGGTGTGGGTCACCGAGGAGAGCCGCGCGGCGCGCGCCGCGCAGCGACAGAAGCTGCAGTCCTCGGATGGCTGA
- a CDS encoding HAD family hydrolase, which produces MLGSRFVFLDRDGVLVRDVGYGHRLDDYELLPGVIESLQLLRTAGFRFAIVTNQSGIARGIFSEQDFRRFHDRLLADLAAGGIRIDATYMCPHLPDAGCECRKPNPAPLFHARDRFGIDLQGSWMIGDHVSDVVLAANAGCRGILVLTGHGVEEQRRLGDTPVDAVVEDLPAAARHILRRDA; this is translated from the coding sequence ATGCTCGGCTCCCGCTTCGTCTTCCTCGACCGCGACGGCGTGCTGGTGCGCGACGTCGGCTACGGGCATCGGCTCGACGACTACGAGCTCCTGCCCGGGGTGATCGAGTCGCTGCAGCTGCTGCGCACCGCGGGCTTCCGCTTCGCGATCGTCACCAACCAGAGCGGCATCGCGCGCGGGATCTTCAGCGAGCAGGACTTCCGGCGCTTCCACGATCGGCTGCTCGCCGACCTCGCGGCGGGCGGCATCCGCATCGACGCGACCTACATGTGCCCGCACCTGCCCGACGCGGGCTGCGAGTGCCGCAAGCCGAATCCCGCGCCGCTGTTCCACGCGCGCGACCGCTTCGGCATCGACCTGCAGGGCTCGTGGATGATCGGCGACCACGTGAGCGACGTGGTGCTCGCGGCCAACGCCGGCTGCCGCGGAATCCTCGTCTTGACGGGTCACGGCGTCGAGGAGCAGCGCCGGCTCGGCGACACCCCGGTCGACGCCGTGGTCGAGGACCTGCCCGCGGCGGCGCGCCACATCCTGCGGCGCGACGCCTGA
- a CDS encoding phospholipase D-like domain-containing protein: protein MSRANASRALRRRWRAIPRPVVGRVLPPDLRAPRVARVGRELPEGLHDPGFATLLRRIDGAPLLPSYKVEPFFRGADAFAAMRDAIAAARREVLLESYIFNDDRVGREMAHQLAEAARRGVTVRVLADAFGSSATRREFWHQLLERGVDVRLYNPLFSKLWNQAHRDHRKILVVDRDVAFTGGMNVGDEYGLTKVDGVDPWRDTHVAVTGPTAWEMAVVFAEGWHRAGGTPFELPPLSPDFDDGVPTLVLDSRPGRGHEESAAVLAAIIGGARRYVWITNSYFAPKTALLDLLGDAAARGVDVRLLLPALSDVPIVRHAGHGFFAGLLRRGVRVFEYEASILHAKSLVADDWVSVIGSTNMDYRSFHWNAECNLVFLDTTTAARLREAFESDLELSREIVLDEWRRRPLLHRIGDGLARCLTPLL from the coding sequence ATGTCTCGCGCCAACGCGAGCCGGGCGCTGCGCCGGCGCTGGCGGGCGATCCCGCGTCCGGTCGTCGGACGCGTCCTGCCGCCCGACCTGCGCGCGCCGCGCGTCGCCCGGGTCGGACGCGAGCTCCCGGAAGGGCTGCACGATCCGGGCTTCGCGACCTTGCTGCGGCGGATCGACGGCGCGCCGCTCTTGCCGTCCTACAAGGTCGAGCCGTTCTTCCGCGGCGCCGACGCGTTCGCCGCGATGCGCGACGCGATCGCCGCGGCGCGCCGCGAGGTGCTGCTCGAGTCCTACATCTTCAACGACGACCGCGTCGGGCGCGAGATGGCGCACCAGCTCGCCGAGGCCGCGCGGCGCGGCGTCACGGTGCGCGTCCTCGCCGACGCCTTCGGCTCGTCGGCGACGCGCCGGGAGTTCTGGCACCAGCTGCTCGAGCGCGGCGTCGACGTGCGGCTCTACAATCCGCTGTTCTCGAAGCTCTGGAACCAGGCGCACCGCGACCACCGCAAGATCCTGGTCGTCGACCGCGACGTCGCCTTCACCGGCGGCATGAACGTCGGCGACGAGTACGGGCTCACGAAGGTCGACGGCGTCGACCCGTGGCGCGACACGCACGTCGCGGTCACGGGGCCCACCGCGTGGGAGATGGCGGTGGTGTTCGCCGAGGGCTGGCACCGCGCCGGCGGCACGCCGTTCGAGCTGCCGCCGCTGTCGCCGGACTTCGACGACGGCGTGCCGACGCTGGTCCTCGACTCGCGTCCGGGTCGCGGCCACGAGGAGTCGGCCGCGGTGCTCGCCGCGATCATCGGCGGCGCGCGACGCTACGTGTGGATCACGAACTCGTACTTCGCGCCAAAGACCGCGCTGCTCGACCTGCTCGGCGACGCGGCCGCGCGCGGCGTCGACGTCCGCCTGCTGCTCCCGGCGCTGAGCGACGTGCCGATCGTCCGCCATGCCGGGCACGGCTTCTTCGCGGGGCTCTTGCGGCGCGGCGTGCGCGTCTTCGAGTACGAGGCGTCGATCCTGCACGCGAAGAGCCTGGTCGCCGACGACTGGGTGTCGGTCATCGGCTCGACCAACATGGACTACCGCTCGTTCCACTGGAACGCGGAGTGCAACCTGGTCTTCCTCGACACGACGACGGCGGCGCGGCTGCGCGAGGCGTTCGAGAGCGACCTCGAGCTGTCGCGCGAGATCGTGCTCGACGAGTGGCGCCGGCGGCCGCTCCTGCACCGCATCGGCGACGGTCTCGCGCGTTGCTTGACGCCGCTGCTGTGA
- a CDS encoding nitroreductase family protein produces MPLEEAMRTQRAVRRLKPDPVDDALVLRLIELALKAPTGSNAQNWEFIVVKDRAVKERLGRLNRQAWNIYGRIGRWVSRNDPKMMRLLDAVQWQADHFAEIPVVVVACLRGPRLPFPPLAATSYYGSIYPSVQNLLLAARAAGLGAALITLPLWSTILARRALGLPWSVTPCAVVPLGWPRGKYGPTTRRPVGDVVHVDRYGNQPFKTKS; encoded by the coding sequence ATGCCGCTTGAGGAGGCGATGCGCACGCAGCGCGCGGTGCGCCGCCTCAAGCCGGATCCGGTCGACGACGCGCTCGTGCTGCGCTTGATCGAGCTCGCGCTCAAGGCGCCGACCGGCAGCAACGCGCAGAACTGGGAGTTCATCGTCGTCAAGGACCGCGCGGTGAAGGAGCGGCTCGGCCGGCTGAACCGCCAGGCGTGGAACATCTACGGCCGCATCGGGCGCTGGGTGAGCCGCAACGATCCGAAGATGATGCGTCTGCTCGACGCGGTGCAGTGGCAGGCCGACCACTTCGCCGAGATCCCGGTGGTGGTCGTCGCGTGCCTGCGCGGGCCGCGGCTGCCGTTCCCGCCGCTCGCGGCGACGAGCTACTACGGCTCGATCTACCCGTCGGTGCAGAACCTGCTGCTCGCCGCGCGCGCGGCCGGGCTCGGTGCGGCGCTGATCACGCTGCCGCTGTGGAGCACGATCCTCGCGCGGCGCGCGCTCGGCCTGCCGTGGAGCGTGACGCCGTGCGCGGTGGTGCCGCTCGGCTGGCCGCGCGGCAAGTACGGGCCGACGACGCGCCGTCCGGTCGGCGACGTGGTGCACGTCGACCGCTACGGCAACCAGCCGTTCAAGACGAAGAGCTGA